In Spartinivicinus poritis, the sequence AGGCTCCATCTAGAAATACAATAAGTAGCCGGTAGCATCAAAATAGCCATTATCGAGCTGAACGGTAAATGATTTTCCGGTAACAACGTAAATAGATTATAGCTAATTGCCATCGCAGCGCTATATATCACTGAAAAACCAACAAATATTAATAAAAACCTGGTTTCTCTTTTAGTCCATCTTAAAACGGGCGTTGATTTAATCGCTTCATTGCTGAGCAGAAAAACTCGATGACAGCCAATGGCACTCAGCACAAATGTCAGGCAGTAAACTATATAAATAAACAAATACAGTATAAAACTAATTTCAGGAGGGTGAGGAATCAAATAATCCATTAAAATCATTAAAAAAATAAATGGAATCCCTAACCGCAATAAAGCCGTTATATTCTGAAAGGGAGTTTTTAATCCTTTTAAAAAAATTTCTTTTAAAGGCAGGGGTTTATTTACTTCAGTCAATTGTCTTCAACCATAATAAGCAGATTTTAAGAGGGTGAATAATATACATGTTGACCCAATGAGTAAATCAGACTGATCACTGCGCGATCAATATTAACTGGATTTGACACCAATTAGATACCTGTATACTGTTTATATGCACAGTATTTTGTCGGTTGTTGAATTAGCATGTATGCGCTCACGGATATGAACTGCTTTTATGTAAGCTGCGAGCGGCTTTTCAGGCCAGATCTGGCAGGTAAACCCGTGGTAGTGCTCAGTAATAATGATGGGTGTTGCGTCGCTCGATCCCCAGAAGCCAAAGCCCTAGGGATCAAGATGGGTGAGCCTGTGTTTAAACTGCAAGGTTTGATCAAACGTCATGGCATTACGGTGTTCTCATCAAACTATGCGTCATATGCCAATATCTCCAATCGAGTAATGGCTGTCCTTGAGCAGCTATGCCCTACGGTTGAGGTTTATTCCATTGATGAAGCATTCCTTGACCTAACAGATATGGCTTGTGAGGCGTCCTTAAAAGGCTATGGGTTTAAGGTGAAACAAGCCATTGCCCAATACTGTGGTATACCCGCGTGTGTTGGAATTGCTCCAACTAAAACCCTAGCAAAGTTAGCCAATCATGCGGCTAAGCAGTATCCAAGTACAGGTGGTGTGGTTGATGTCTGCTCAAAAAAGGTTCAAACCCGCTTACTACAGTGTATGCCAGTTGATGAAGTCTGGGGGGTTGGTCGACGCTTAAATCAAAAGCTACGAGCAATGGGGATTAATACAGCCCATGACCTGGCAAACTATCCTGAAAAGCTACTTCGACAGCATTTCAGCGTGATGTTAGAACGTACAGCCAGAGAATTAAACGGCGAGTCTTGTATCGCGTTAGAAGAGCACCCTCCAGCAAAGCAACAAATTGTGTGTAGTCGATCATTTTCCAAACGGGTACACAAGTTGAAAGAGTTAGCCGAATCTATCAGTTGTTATATGACCCGAGCGGCGGAAAAACTCAGGCAACAACAATCCAGAGCCCAGTTAATCAATGTGTTTATTCGGACCAGCCCTTTTGCTGATACTCCACAATACAGTTGCGGTGCTTCCCTGCCCTTACCCCACCCTACGAGTGATACCCGGGTTCTGGTCAAAGCTGCTAAAATGGGGCTAGAAGCAATTTATCAACCAGGGTTTGCTTACGCGAAGGCTGGAGTTATGCTCTCTGATATCAGTGTGTCTAGCTTTAATCAAGCAGACCTTTTCACTCCTGAGATTGATACACAAAAATCACAACACTTGATGAAAACAATTGATCAGATCAACCGTCGTTTTCCAAAAGCCTTATTTCTAGCGAGTAATGGTACCCAACGAGGCTGGCAGATGGCCAGACATCACTTGTCTCCAGACTACCTTACCAGCTGGTCTGATCTACCTAAAGCCAGATTATAACAGCCGTTATACTTCACTATATGACCAAGGAAAGAGTGAAATAAATAATGTGCGGGCAATTTGGGTTGGCAGATAGTTTTAACTGGGGCAAGTTTACAAAGCGACTGAATTTACAGGATATTAACGACCCAGCATCGATAAACCTACGGTATAAAGAAGCATTCGTACCTACCAACACTGTATCCATTATTACTCACCAGGACGGTTATAAAGTAAACGAAGCCATTTGGTGGTTATTGTTAGAAGAGGCTGAAACCCACTTTAAAGCAAATGCAAAATATGCAACATTCAACTCAAAATCTAGCAGGCTAATTACAAGCCCTGTCACTAAAAAAGCATTTAAGCAAAGTCGCTGTATAATCCCAGCTACTCACTTTGTTGAAGGTGATGGACCACAGGGCAAACGCTATTATCATTTACTCAAATCTGCTAGCGGTATGATTGCGTTCGGGGGGCTATACCGTGAATGGACACACTCTAAGACAGGTGAACACTGCTATTCAGCTTCAATCATCACTTTGCCAGGACACCCAAAACTTAAGAGTATTCATAAAAACTCACTGCCGTTAATGTTACCTCTCGACCAGCCTGAAATAGCACATGATTGGTTAAACCCAACAATACAAGACCCACAGTATTTTGAATCACTTCTACAGCCAAGGTTGCATGAGTCATTACAGGCCCAGCCAATAGAAAGGCCTGGTCATCCCACACCTAATGGTGACCAGTTTAGTATTAAAGCTGACGGGTAGACGAATAATTGATTTAATGAGCCTATGGTGTAGGTAAGGTTTGAAAAATTTCCCTTACCACAACTCGATAAAAGAACCCTCAACTTATTAATGCTTTGAGTAATCTGCATGGGCCATAGAGCTAACTATTTTCTTGTTGAAGAAAATAAAACATCCATATTTTATCATCATTGGGGAGCAAAATCGTTGCCAGAGGACTTCTTCTGGGGCTTTGATCCCAGTCTTAGCTATTTAGCAACGTTAGAGTCAGGGGAAGAAAAGTTGCTTGATGATGTATGGTGTGAAGGAGCAATTTGCATTAAGCCTGAAAGCCGAGAGCTGATACTATTTGGTGGTGAGGATCTTTATTATGATAAATCATTGCGCAATGTCTTTTTATCAATGATGTCTATCTCCTGGGCTGAGTGGCGTATTAAATGGGCAAAAAAAGGAATTATAGATGTTATTCAGCTATCCTCAATGTCTCCAGAAAGCGTCACCTCAAATAGTAATACAGATGAAGACAGTGATGACCTGACACAACCTGAAGCTGATACTTTTGATGGTGAGTGGCATGAGTGTTTAGTTTTAATTCGCTCAGAGAAAGACTTGATCACAACCTCAAAAGACTCTGCTCAACGTGTTTTATCAATAGGGCCAGGCTTGTTGGATCAGCTATCAGAGATACTTCCTAGAAGTATCATTCGAGAGGGGGACGATGATTTTCCTGTCTCACAGTTATTTATAGACACAACCTGCAAGACAATTCATATTTGGGAAGAATATGAAGAACTGCCTGATAGAACAGACTTACTAAGTAAACTATGGACAGGCTGGCAGGTTCACTCACATCCTGGTGGTTTCTATGAGTTTTGTCAGGTGGCTGGCATCCCCTATTTTGAGCATAGTCGTACCAGAGAAGAATATATAAAGGAGATCCGCCACCTATTGCTCCAAGATTCAAGCTTTGATCCTGAAGAAGTATTGCAAACAATAGTAAAGCATGTTCATGATGAAGAAAATTTCATTGAAAAGCTCAAATCAAAGGTAGTGAATATTTTTATTAAAAAGGAACCTAAAATACAGGTTCATCCTAGTTTCCTACAAAAAGACAAACCCCATCTTGAGAAAAAAGCAAAAATGGAGCTATTTTCCGCAGTAATTGACAAGTTTATGAGTGATATACCTGATTTAGAAATAGTGCTGAGCGCTGATGAAGACTGGTTTAAAAATGGGTTACCTGAATTGATACAGTCCTCTAAATAAAACTTCAATGATCAAAAATCGATCGACTATACAAAGATTAAGTACTAACAAACCTATGAATAATATTGAGCTAAAGCAACAAATTTTAAGCGTAGTAAATATGGCTATGCAACAAAGTTTTAATCGAGCATTAAGTGCCTTAGAAGATGCAAAAGCAATCGATACTAAAAAAATGCGAGAGCATTATAGTGGTTTTGGTTCCAAATACTATGATCTTGTTACCGAGCAAATGAAGTTTACAGAACAACAATTGGAACCTATTATCGATGCAATTATTCAGTCGAGCCAAGGTAATCGTTAGTTCTTATATCACTCTAGTTTCACCACAACATATTCATGATAGATTCTATAAAAACAGGTTAATTTTTGATTAAGGATCAACCTGTTTTCTTGCGAAAAAACAGCTACTGTTGACCTCAATACGCACAAAATAAATAGAAATTTAAGTGCATTCTATTATAATAGAAAAAGTTGTTCGTTTTATTAGTTACTGAGTAGGCACACGGAAGCAATGATTACTAAAGTATTAAGGAATTTTTTTCTAGGTATTCTAGCTACGGTTTTGATTGGTAGTCTTAGTTACTATATACGTTTGAAAATGATCGAGAAATCAGCAGAACACTTTATAACCAAAAGTCAAGAATATTCAAAACAAGTACTTGAACAACAAAGATCAAACCTACAGGCAAAACAACGACAAGCAGAACATGACTATAAGAAAGCTCAGGAAGAGCATGCTTTTAATGAGGCCTTTTATGCGTGGTATACTGAACCAGATGGCTGTGACAACTGGAAGTCTGACAGTCATATGGTTGAGTGTGTTAACCACAAAATAAATGCTAAAAATACATTTAAATCGATTTATCAAAACAATTAAGTTATTTAGTTAGGGACGCTAATGAAAAGGACACTCTTTTATTTGCTCTTAGTTTCAATGAGCAACTATACTGCTGCTGATACGCTAAGTGATCAACAAATTAAATCACAAATAATTCAACAATCTATTCAATCATACCCTGGGAATTGCCCTTGTCCTTATAATCGAGCCAGTAATGGAAGTCGCTGTGGAAAACGTAGTGCATGGAGTAGAGCGGGAGGTTATTCCCCCTACTGTTACCCTTCAGATGTCTCAAATGAAATGGTCAAGCAATATAAAGCTAAGCAAACATCCTCAACTAATAACAAATATTGATCACTTAATTAATATGACTAGCCTCACTATTAAAGCAAATCATAGCACTAGACATTAATCAATCAGTTACCTTAAAGCCATTCTGCTAAAGGTTTACTATTTCTGCCCTTGCGCTTTTAACCCTCCCCTTTTAATGTACTGCTTTTGTTTCTAAGTAAGCCATTGAAGATGCAGTCATGGAAGTAGGAGTAATAGCAGGTTTACCTCTAGCCGCATTGGGCGAGGGTTTACGCGCTTTTTCTAAGTTGAGTGTTACTTATCATGCATATTGACTAGTCTTGTTTAAATATAGACTCGTTGTACAGCAGTATTTTCAGACAGTAGTTAAGGAGCGCCAAATCACATGCGTTACCGTATTAAGTTTTTAAACGGCGCTATTTACGAGTTTCATAGAAGCTTTGATGAGCCTAGTGAGGGCTATTACCCTAAAGGACTCCTAGGGGAACATGAAATACGTCAGTTTTTCCGGCGCTGTATCAGCCATTCTAGTAAATCAACTGATGGCTACACAGATGGGCGCACGATCATGGAGTTTTTACTTGGTCTGAGTCTGTCGGAAAAAGAGCTTGAAGACCGTTTTGTAGAAGCCGTCGAATGGAACCAGATTTTCATTTACGGCAACCAAGAACCTCCACTCCTCCCAATGGTTAAAAAAGCAAAGCAGGTCAGCCTGGATAGCTTGGCTTATAAAGCTATTGGTGACATAGCCAATGAATCTGAAAATAAGCAAAAAACTCTTGAACTTGAGCTGTTTTACGACGATTTAGAAAAAACGCCTGCAGGCAAGACTCCTTTCAAGATCACTTTCAGTAACAATGAATGTATTGCTGGTGTTTTGGATGAAAAAGGCTGTGCAACCATTCCAAATGCACCAGATTTACCGGCTCAGGTTACATTTGGTGATGAGGCGGCTTTTAATGAAGCTGCAAACTCAATCATCGGTGCTTACCAACAACTTGCTTTTGTATTGGATGATGCAGCCAGACAGATTGGCAAACATATGTTAGCGGTGGCGCGTAGCCAACCAAAAGCAGAGGAACCGCCAGCTGATATCAAAGAGGCTTTTAAACAAGCTGTCGAAAAGGAGTTAGCAAAATATAAGGCCAAAGCAGAAGAGTATGATCAAAAAACTTTTTTACAGAAGACTTGGGAGCAAGCCAAATCAGTAACTACCGGGGTTAAAAAAGGCTTTACTGAGTACGTGCCAGATTTAGGCGAATTTGGTGATTTAATGGATGCAGTTGATCTTGATGTAACTGATCTAGTTGATGCAATTGCGACAGGTAATGTAGATGAGTTAGAAACGAAGTTCCAAGCCTGGCAGCGTGATAATAAAGGATTTGCAAAAGCCAGCGAAGCAATGGAAATGCTGATACTGCTGCTATCAGATGAGAAGAGCAGAGAGTTAATTGCCAGCATTCCATTTAGAATATTGCAAGTACTCCCACCTGACGAAGTGACTGAAATACTGAGTTCTCAGGCAACTCAAACAGGTATTGATGCTACGATTGTTGCTGGCGGAACTGCTGCAGGTGCCCTTGCCGGTGGTGTAGGCGCTCCCATTGCAGCTGCTACATTACTTACAGCGGCTGCAGGTCGAAAAGGGGGGAAATTAATTGAAGCCATAATCAATATATTAATGGCGATAGCTGAAAAAATAAAAAAACTATCTGCTTATCAATGGGGCGGCACTAGAAAATATCAGCAGAAAAACCAAATTAAGCATATTGAAGAAAATAAATCCTTTAATAAAGGAGAGAATAAACAAAAGGCTGATGAAGCTGAGAAAGAGAATAAAAAATACAAATGTGAATGGAATAAGTGTAAAGGCAATCATGAGAAAAAAATCAGATATCCAAGCAATGGCAGTGTTCAAAGAAATAACACTTATGACTCTGACTGGATACGTGCAGGCTTAGAGCCATGGGTGTTGTATGGTCCAGGCCGAAACAGTTATGCTACTCTGGCTGACTATAAGGATGAAGCCCCTAATGCCAACTATACTGCTACAGCAGCAGCTATGATATACCCTGAATACCATACTCAAAAACACCATTTAATATCTGTTAAATTATTTGAATCTGTAGACGAACTCAGTAGTAATGCAAAGTTAATTGGCTATGATGTAAATCACCCTAAGAACGGTATTTGTCTTCCCTCCTTCATGGCCGATATTGTACAGCACGACTTACAGCTCCATCGAGGTAGACATAATAAAAAACTATATGATTTAAAAGTACTTCCTTACCTTATGAATATTAGGGATGACTGTTTGAGTTACTGCCAAAAAGATATTAAGGGAGATAAGCGGAAGCAGAAAGACCTAATAAGTGATTTGGATGCACTAGCAGGGAAGGTAAGAGCTAAGGTTGTTAACTGGCAATATTTGCTATCAAGCAAGGCTCTTAAGCGCCGTACAGAAAGTAATGATCGGTATGAAAAAGCCATAAAGAAAAAAAGTGAGGAATAGTAATCGTGTATTGGATAATGGCAACAGAACTTCAAGATGATGATGAGATTATTATTTATAGTACACCTCCCTATATTAAAAATAATGGGTTGAATTTCTCTCGTGGTGTTTATGATCCTAAAATATATCCTGAAATCGAGTTGACTTATACTAAAGATCCAGGCGAAGTATTTACTGACAACCTTGCTGCTATAGGGTGTAATGGATTAGTTATTAACGAGAAAATTAGGCAGAAAATAAAAGAACTAAATATAAAAAATGTACAGTATTTTGACCTTAAATTAATAGACAAAGACACCCAAAAAGAGAATATAGACTATAAAATAGCCAACGTTATAGGGACTGTTAATTGTTTAGATTACGATAATTGTGATTTAGAGTTGTCGAGTACGGGCTCTATTCTCTTTATTGAAAAACTGGCTTTTATTAATCTAGATGAAGATAAGCTCCCTGAAATCTTCCGGTTAGGAGAATTCTTGCCGCTTATTGTTGTAAATGATCGTATTAAGCAAGCATTTGAGGCAGAAGGTTTTACAGGTTTTGTTTTTTATAAGCCTGAAGATTACTCATAGAAGACCATATGATTTAGAGTAATTAATGATGAAGTATGATAGCGAATACTACATTGCTAGAGAGGCTTGTATGACAGGGGTTATGTTTAAGCGTGTTGATAGCTGGAATATTGGCAGTTCGTTTGATGATTAACAATATAGAGAATGCGCTAAGAAAATTTCTATTTAAATATAGTGAAGTCGATTTGCTTGAAGTCATGATTGACACTGGCGCTGGAAAAGAAAATATAAGCCTTGAGAGAGGAGGGATGAATATAACTCCTTACCTAAATCTCTGGGCGTGTAATATCTTTGAAGGAGAAAGCTTTTTTGATGCCATGAAAGAGGTGTCAGAACATGATGACTGGGGTTTTTTGGAGGATATTACTGATCAGGTAGGCAGTAACTCTTTCAACATTTCACTGACCGAGTTCTACCCAAATTGGCCAGAACAAGTAAAGCAAGGTGATAACAAAGTGATTAAGCTACTTGGGAAGAATGCTAAGTATTTATCCAATGATACAATATTCATTTTTCATCATGTTTGGGATTGGCCTGCTATAGACATTCGTACTGGACAAGAGTTGTACATTCCTATGTAAGCCTTTCATGCTAAGTTGAATTTCTGTTACCCCGTAACACCCCTGTACCCCTTGCGCCGCTTCTCCTTAACTAGTTTTTCTTGAACGGCGCGGGCTTCTTCATAACTATCAAATGTATCAATTTGCACTTGTCCATTTGTACCAATCTTGCCCCATTGCCTGAGTAGCGACCACTTCCCGAACAAGTCTTTCTGAATCAGCAATGTATAGAATTTGTGTGATTTTTCATCGCTTAGTTTTAGGTGAATCATCCTGATTACCTGGCCGTCATGTGGCTGAAAGTAAAGCAGGGTAGAGGGCTGATATCAATACAACGATTACATCACAAGTATTTGTTGAAATAGTATACAAATAATATTGAGCGGTTAATATAAAACCTAGTTTATCTTCCTGGCTTTTGTAGGCCAAGCCTGTGCTGTAAAGGAGGCTTTGAGTATGAGAAGAGAGGTTGTAAGTAAATCAACTGTGTTAAGCCGGCTTAAGGATAGCTTGAAGGTTTGTGCGGGACTAACTGGTTTTACCTTGTTTTGTAATTGGTTGAATCCCTATTTACACCCTTTTTTCCAATGTGATGTAGCGCCTATGATGTTGGCTATGTTGCCAATAATGTGTTCATTAATCATTCTTTTTTATGCTTTGGGAATTTTTCGAGATGGAGTTCATCTCTCTTCAACAGAGGAAAAGAGGGGAGATAGAGCAATATTATTTATAATAATCTCCTCCTTAGTATTAGCTTTTCTCATGGGAAGGCTGTCTTAGTAAGTAGAATACATAACAAACCAACGCTACAGCCCTTTATCTATGGGGTTCTTTAATTCTAATGTGACGAAGTATCATATATTGATAGCTGACTAGTTTTTATCCACAGAAATGGTGGATAAGGCTGTTGATATCCCGTTAGTCAAAATTAAAACCTATATTTTTTAAAACAGTTTATACTGTTTAATGGCCGCGTACCCTGAACGCAGTTGACTGCTTATTTTGTATAAATATCAGGGTTAAACAGGTAACTATATTTATGCAAAGCTTTATATCTGAACTCCTCACTCCAAATCATATTCATGTACAACCAATCAGTGCCACACAAGCAAAAATTACTCTAGAGCCATTAGAGCGCGGCTTTGGACACACTTTAGGTAATGCCCTTCGTCGAATCTTGCTTTCCTCAATGCCCGGTTGTGCAGTTGTTGAAGCAGAAATTGAAGGAGCATTACACGAATACAGTACAATAGAGGGTGTTCAAGAGGATGTGATTGCCATACTGCTGAACTTAAAAGGTCTAGCGGTAAAAATGCATGGTCGCGATGAAATAATTCTTTCGTTATCAAAAAAAGGGGCTGGGATTGTCACGGCTGGTGATATTCAGCTTGATCATAGTGTAGAAATAGTTAATCCAGAACATATCATTGCCCACCTAAGTAATACTGGAGAGCTTAAAATGAAGCTCAAAATAACTCGTGGCCGTGGTTATGTTCCTGTAGATACATCTAAGGCCAGTGAAGATGAAAGTTGCTATGTTGGTCGTTTACAACTAGATGCTGCATATAGTCCAGTGAATCGGATATCATTTACCGTGGAAAATGCTCGTGTTGAACAGCGTATAGACCTTGATAAACTTGTGATTTATTTAGAAACTAATGGAACATTAGATCCAGAAGAAGCTATTCGTCGAGCTGCGACTATTCTTCAGCAACAGCTGGCAGCTTTTGTTGACTTCGAAAAGGTTAAGGAACCTGAACCAGAAAAAGAAGATGAGTTTGATCCAATTCTATTATGTCCTATTGATCAGTTAGAACTCACTGTGCGTAGTAATAACTGCTTGAAAGCAGAACATGTTTATTATATTGGTGACCTGATCCAGCGTACGGAAGTTGAGTTATTAAAAACACCAAACTTAGGTAAGAAATCTTGTATTGAAATCAAGGATGCACTTGCTTCTAGAGGGCTATCACTAGGTATGCGTTTGGATAACTGGCCACCAGCGAATTTAAAAGAAAATTATGGCATAGAGAAACTTAAACCTTTATTTGCAAAATATTAAACTCATACCAGAAGAAAGCTTCTTTCACACTTACCTACAGGTGGACACAAAATACCACTCCCGTTTTGTCATTTATCTTCGATAGTTGGCTTAGCGCTAAAATGTATAGGCAGATGAATGACAAATCTACGTTTATGCTACCAAACCATTGAGTTTGGAAAAACAGACATCCATATTTGCACTTTACGTGACAAGCAACAGTTTTATGACCCGAATGGCACAGCAGAAAAACTCGGCATATGCTCTGCTTCTTGGCCTATTTTTGGAGTGATTTGGCCATCTAGTTTAGTTCTTGCTCACTTTATCTTTGATTATGAGGTAGGTTCAAAACGAATACTGGAAGTAGGCTGCGGTATGGCGTTAACCAGTTTACTACTGAATAAACAAGGTGCTGATATTACCGCAACTGATTATCATCCAGAGACAGAAAGGTTTTTACAAAGAAATATACAGATTAATGAAGATCGCGCGATTGCTTTTGAGCGAATAGACTGGGCCGACAAAAATGACAATTTAGGCCTTTTTGATCTGATAATTGGTAGTGATCTTT encodes:
- a CDS encoding imm11 family protein, coding for MATELQDDDEIIIYSTPPYIKNNGLNFSRGVYDPKIYPEIELTYTKDPGEVFTDNLAAIGCNGLVINEKIRQKIKELNIKNVQYFDLKLIDKDTQKENIDYKIANVIGTVNCLDYDNCDLELSSTGSILFIEKLAFINLDEDKLPEIFRLGEFLPLIVVNDRIKQAFEAEGFTGFVFYKPEDYS
- a CDS encoding SOS response-associated peptidase family protein, translated to MCGQFGLADSFNWGKFTKRLNLQDINDPASINLRYKEAFVPTNTVSIITHQDGYKVNEAIWWLLLEEAETHFKANAKYATFNSKSSRLITSPVTKKAFKQSRCIIPATHFVEGDGPQGKRYYHLLKSASGMIAFGGLYREWTHSKTGEHCYSASIITLPGHPKLKSIHKNSLPLMLPLDQPEIAHDWLNPTIQDPQYFESLLQPRLHESLQAQPIERPGHPTPNGDQFSIKADG
- a CDS encoding WGR domain-containing protein, which gives rise to MIHLKLSDEKSHKFYTLLIQKDLFGKWSLLRQWGKIGTNGQVQIDTFDSYEEARAVQEKLVKEKRRKGYRGVTG
- a CDS encoding class I SAM-dependent methyltransferase, producing the protein MTNLRLCYQTIEFGKTDIHICTLRDKQQFYDPNGTAEKLGICSASWPIFGVIWPSSLVLAHFIFDYEVGSKRILEVGCGMALTSLLLNKQGADITATDYHPETERFLQRNIQINEDRAIAFERIDWADKNDNLGLFDLIIGSDLLYEDQHIELLASFLERHSKPTCNVILVDPGRGRKNKLSSRMIEFGFISTHFKPRHTSYLDEEFKGHILKFER
- a CDS encoding Y-family DNA polymerase, with protein sequence MYALTDMNCFYVSCERLFRPDLAGKPVVVLSNNDGCCVARSPEAKALGIKMGEPVFKLQGLIKRHGITVFSSNYASYANISNRVMAVLEQLCPTVEVYSIDEAFLDLTDMACEASLKGYGFKVKQAIAQYCGIPACVGIAPTKTLAKLANHAAKQYPSTGGVVDVCSKKVQTRLLQCMPVDEVWGVGRRLNQKLRAMGINTAHDLANYPEKLLRQHFSVMLERTARELNGESCIALEEHPPAKQQIVCSRSFSKRVHKLKELAESISCYMTRAAEKLRQQQSRAQLINVFIRTSPFADTPQYSCGASLPLPHPTSDTRVLVKAAKMGLEAIYQPGFAYAKAGVMLSDISVSSFNQADLFTPEIDTQKSQHLMKTIDQINRRFPKALFLASNGTQRGWQMARHHLSPDYLTSWSDLPKARL
- a CDS encoding DNA-directed RNA polymerase subunit alpha; the encoded protein is MQSFISELLTPNHIHVQPISATQAKITLEPLERGFGHTLGNALRRILLSSMPGCAVVEAEIEGALHEYSTIEGVQEDVIAILLNLKGLAVKMHGRDEIILSLSKKGAGIVTAGDIQLDHSVEIVNPEHIIAHLSNTGELKMKLKITRGRGYVPVDTSKASEDESCYVGRLQLDAAYSPVNRISFTVENARVEQRIDLDKLVIYLETNGTLDPEEAIRRAATILQQQLAAFVDFEKVKEPEPEKEDEFDPILLCPIDQLELTVRSNNCLKAEHVYYIGDLIQRTEVELLKTPNLGKKSCIEIKDALASRGLSLGMRLDNWPPANLKENYGIEKLKPLFAKY
- a CDS encoding AHH domain-containing protein, yielding MRYRIKFLNGAIYEFHRSFDEPSEGYYPKGLLGEHEIRQFFRRCISHSSKSTDGYTDGRTIMEFLLGLSLSEKELEDRFVEAVEWNQIFIYGNQEPPLLPMVKKAKQVSLDSLAYKAIGDIANESENKQKTLELELFYDDLEKTPAGKTPFKITFSNNECIAGVLDEKGCATIPNAPDLPAQVTFGDEAAFNEAANSIIGAYQQLAFVLDDAARQIGKHMLAVARSQPKAEEPPADIKEAFKQAVEKELAKYKAKAEEYDQKTFLQKTWEQAKSVTTGVKKGFTEYVPDLGEFGDLMDAVDLDVTDLVDAIATGNVDELETKFQAWQRDNKGFAKASEAMEMLILLLSDEKSRELIASIPFRILQVLPPDEVTEILSSQATQTGIDATIVAGGTAAGALAGGVGAPIAAATLLTAAAGRKGGKLIEAIINILMAIAEKIKKLSAYQWGGTRKYQQKNQIKHIEENKSFNKGENKQKADEAEKENKKYKCEWNKCKGNHEKKIRYPSNGSVQRNNTYDSDWIRAGLEPWVLYGPGRNSYATLADYKDEAPNANYTATAAAMIYPEYHTQKHHLISVKLFESVDELSSNAKLIGYDVNHPKNGICLPSFMADIVQHDLQLHRGRHNKKLYDLKVLPYLMNIRDDCLSYCQKDIKGDKRKQKDLISDLDALAGKVRAKVVNWQYLLSSKALKRRTESNDRYEKAIKKKSEE